From the genome of Blautia pseudococcoides, one region includes:
- the tuf gene encoding elongation factor Tu: MAKAKFERSKPHCNIGTIGHVDHGKTTLTAAITKTLSERVEGNAAVDFANIDKAPEERERGITISTAHVEYETENRHYAHVDCPGHADYVKNMITGAAQMDGAILVVAATDGVMAQTKEHILLSRQVGVPYIVVFMNKCDMVDDEELLELVDMEIRELLSEYDFPGDDTPIIQGSALKALEDPTSEWGDKIMELMAAVDSWIPDPQRDTDKPFIMPVEDVFSITGRGTVATGRVEAGVLHVSEEVEIVGLKEETRKVVVTGIEMFRKLLDEAQAGDNIGALLRGVQRTEIERGQVLAKPGSIKCHTKFTAQVYVLTKDEGGRHTPFFNNYRPQFYFRTTDVTGVCNLPEGTEMCMPGDNVEMTIELIHPIAMDQGLTFAIREGGRTVGSGRVATIIE; this comes from the coding sequence ATGGCAAAAGCTAAATTTGAAAGAAGCAAACCGCATTGTAACATTGGTACCATCGGACACGTTGACCATGGTAAAACAACTCTGACAGCTGCTATCACAAAAACTCTTTCCGAGAGAGTAGAAGGTAACGCAGCAGTAGATTTCGCTAACATTGATAAAGCTCCGGAGGAGAGAGAACGTGGTATCACAATCTCTACTGCTCACGTTGAATATGAAACAGAAAACAGACATTACGCACACGTTGACTGCCCAGGCCATGCTGACTATGTAAAGAACATGATCACTGGTGCTGCTCAGATGGACGGCGCTATCCTGGTTGTTGCTGCAACTGATGGTGTTATGGCTCAGACAAAAGAGCATATCCTGCTGTCTCGTCAGGTAGGCGTTCCTTACATCGTTGTATTCATGAACAAATGTGACATGGTAGACGATGAAGAACTGCTTGAGCTGGTTGACATGGAGATCCGTGAGCTGTTAAGCGAGTATGACTTCCCGGGCGATGACACACCGATCATCCAGGGTTCTGCTCTGAAAGCTCTGGAAGATCCCACCAGCGAGTGGGGAGACAAGATCATGGAACTGATGGCTGCAGTTGACAGCTGGATCCCGGATCCTCAGCGTGACACAGACAAACCGTTCATCATGCCTGTAGAGGACGTATTCTCTATCACAGGTCGTGGTACAGTTGCTACCGGTAGAGTAGAGGCTGGTGTTCTTCATGTATCTGAAGAAGTTGAGATCGTTGGTCTGAAAGAAGAGACACGTAAAGTTGTTGTTACAGGTATCGAGATGTTCCGTAAACTGTTAGACGAGGCTCAGGCTGGTGATAACATCGGTGCACTGCTTCGTGGTGTTCAGAGAACTGAGATCGAAAGAGGACAGGTTCTCGCTAAACCAGGTTCCATCAAATGCCATACAAAATTCACAGCTCAGGTTTATGTACTGACAAAAGACGAGGGTGGCCGTCATACACCGTTCTTCAACAATTATCGTCCGCAGTTCTACTTCAGAACAACTGACGTAACAGGTGTCTGCAACTTACCGGAAGGCACAGAGATGTGCATGCCTGGTGATAATGTAGAGATGACAATCGAGCTGATCCACCCGATCGCTATGGACCAGGGTCTTACTTTCGCTATCCGTGAAGGTGGACGTACTGTTGGTTCAGGCCGTGTTGCTACAATCATCGAGTAA